The following are encoded together in the Lathyrus oleraceus cultivar Zhongwan6 chromosome 3, CAAS_Psat_ZW6_1.0, whole genome shotgun sequence genome:
- the LOC127129207 gene encoding protein LURP-one-related 15, protein MAFQTTIIGPQYCAPYPLDLAVVKKVMTISDGNFAVTDVNGNIVFKVKGSLLTLRDRRVLLDAAGNPITTLRRKIVTMHDRWEAYRGESTNAKNLIFTLKRSSLIQFKTKLDVFLASNTKKHVCDFKIKGSWLKRSCKVYAGESNNIVAKMHKKHTVKSILIGKDHFMVTVYPNVDYAFIVSLIVILDEINADEENG, encoded by the exons ATGGCATTCCAAACCACCATAATCGGCCCTCAATACTGTGCTCCGTATCCGCTTGATCTCGCCGTCGTGAAAAAGGTTATGACAATTTCAGACGGAAACTTCGCCGTCACTGATGTCAACGGCAACATTGTCTTCAAAGTTAAAGGATCTCTCTTAACCCTCCGTGACCGCCGTGTCTTGCTTGATGCCGCCGGTAACCCCATCACCACCCTACGTCGCAAG ATAGTAACTATGCATGATCGGTGGGAAGCTTATAGGGGTGAAAGCACAAACGCTAAAAATCTTATATTTACATTGAAGAGATCATCTCTAATCCAGTTTAAGACCAAACTAGATGTGTTTTTAGCTAGTAACACAAAAAAACATGTTTGTGATTTTAAAATCAAAGGTAGTTGGTTGAAACGATCTTGCAAAGTTTATGCTGGTGAATCTAACAACATTGTTGCTAAG ATGCACAAAAAGCACACTGTTAAGAGTATTTTGATTGGTAAAGACCATTTCATGGTCACAGTTTATCCTAATGTTGATTACGCTTTCATAGTGTCGTTAATCGTGATTCTTGACGAGATTAACGCTGATGAAGAGAATGGTTGA